CCATAACTTGGATTTCCCTGCCGTCTACTTCTAACTTGAGAAGGGTAGCTGGAATGTTTGTATATGTGTAACTCATAAGACCAGAAGCTTTATAAACTAGAGTGTTAAGTTTAGCGCCAAATTTTAATTTTTGTAATATAAATCAGATAGATTGCTTTGGGTAAAGGGAATGCATAAGTAGGTGAAACGCCGAAATATGTGTGTTGATCTTTCATCCAAAACCAGTCAAACTCGACACGTCTATTGCAAGAATAAAAAAAATGTTATTTCGCTTTTTTATCCACTTTATTATTACTGTCGTTGCGATGAGCTACACGAATGCGCACGCAAATGCCATCAGATTTGTTGCAGAAGATCTGCCTCCGTATCATTATCTGAACGCGCATGGGCAACCAGATGGAGTGTTAGTTGAAATAGCTAAGGCACTAAAAGCGCACAGTGGGCTGGACGCTAAGTTTGATATTTTACCCATGGCTAGAGCGCATTATGAGCTGCAAACCAAGTCAGATGTGGTGATGTTGGCCTGGTTAAAAACACCAAGTCGCGCATTAAACTATCAATTTTTAGGTAGCATGTGCCAGAGCTCCGCATCATTAATCGGTCTAAAAACAAATTCAGCGTCTTTGGTTTCACTTGAACAGGCTAAACGGTTTCGCGTTAGCACTAT
This genomic window from Pseudoalteromonas luteoviolacea contains:
- a CDS encoding substrate-binding periplasmic protein produces the protein MLFRFFIHFIITVVAMSYTNAHANAIRFVAEDLPPYHYLNAHGQPDGVLVEIAKALKAHSGLDAKFDILPMARAHYELQTKSDVVMLAWLKTPSRALNYQFLGSMCQSSASLIGLKTNSASLVSLEQAKRFRVSTIRGYYSEYYLKEAGFSEEHDLVLASHYKSMWHMLYRGRTDFILTNTRTLQRELDELGLDPALLESKLTLNDFPSELHLATNLQFSKSQAKKLRESLVAIKASGRYDEIVRKWQLLN